GCAGCCCTGGGTGCAATCTTGGGGCCACGCCCACCGCAACCACACTGTGCCGGGGCTGACAGGAGTGCGCGCTGAGCAGTGACAACGCCACGCCTCAATCAATGAGGGTACCCTTACCTAAGTTGTAGAAAGGGTCCCAGATGACTGACTCCACACTCTCCCGCGGCCTGACGGGAACGCTGGTCAAGCTGTGGCGAGGCGGTGACTACGAGTTCACCGTGACCGGGCGTACCGAGATCAGCCCGCACTACCTGCGACTGCACTTCGATGCCGGCAACCTGCTGGCCGAGCGCGCGGTCCATCCGACGATGTGGATCCGGGGGTGGTTCCCCGACGGCGACAGATCCCACCAGCGCGGTTACACACTGGTCAACCCGGACTCCGAAGCCGGCACCGTCGACATCGATTTCGCACTGCACGACGGCGTCGCCACCAACTGGGCCCGCGGCGCCGAACCGGGGGACACCCTCGAGGTCACGGTGCTCGGCAGCAGCTTCGAACTCCCGCAACCCGCACCCGCCGGATACCTCATCGCCGGGGATACCGCATCGCTGCCCGCGATCAACTCGCTGCTCGCCGCGATCGGCGACACCCCGGCGTGGGTGTTCCTCGAGGCGGCCCACGACGACGATCGCGACCTCCCGGTCAACACCGGCGCGGGCGAGGTCGACGTCATCTGGGTGGACCGCACCGATGCCGGAAAGGGTCTTGTCGAGGCGGTCCGAGAGTCGGCGTTCGACGCCTCCGACCACTTCGGCTGGGTCGCATGCGACAACCGCACCACGCGGGGTGTCGCGCGAGTCTTCCGTGAGGACTACGCGATTCCGCGCCGGGCGATCAAGGCCCAGGGCTACTGGGTCGCCTGACTCATCTCGTCAGCGGACTGCGGCGACGGGGTGACGATCGGCAGCAGGAACTCCTCGACCATCGACCGTTCGTCGGCCTCGTCGTGACCCGGGAAGATCAGCAGTGAGGTGAGCACCCGCACCAGCCACCGCGACTTGCGGTCGACGGTGGCCGGATCATCACCGGGGCCGAGCGATTCGACGAAGGCCGCGCTCATGGCCTTGATCACGTGCGACGACTCGGCGATCTCGGCACCGATCGGGGCATCGCCTGCCGAGAACCACGACTGCAGCGCAGGACTGCTGCGCACCAGTTGCAGCGAGGCCAGGAAGCCTTCGATGAGCTTCTCCCGCGGATCCTCGACATCCCGGATGCGTTCGAGCATCTCGTGGTGCACGCCGTACGCCTCTCGATGCACGTAGGCGGTGTACAGGGCCTCGCGGTTCTCGAAGTACCGGTACAGCGTGGCGCGCGAACAGCCTGCGGCAGTGGCGATCTCGTGCATGCCGACGGACGCGGCGGGGCGTTTGGCGAACAGCTCGCCCGCGGCGTCGAGGATACGGTCGGCGGCCACCTCGCTGCGCCGCGACGCCAGCCAGTTGTTGCCCGCCATCATTTCACCGTGAACGGGACGGACAGCGGGCGACGGACGTAACTGCCGCCGGCCCAGACGACGGCGTCCTCGTCGACCTCGAAATCCGGGCAGCGCGAGAGCAGTTCACGAAGCGCTACCCGCGACTGCATCCGGGCCGCCGCGGCGCCCAGGCAGTGGTGCGCGCCGTGGCTGAACGTCAAGATGTTGCGCGGTCGGCGTGTGACGTCGAGTTCGCCGGCGTCGGGGCCGTACTGACGTTCGTCGTGGTTGCCCGAACCGTAGAGCAGGAGCACGCGGCGTCCTTCCGGGATGGTGGTGTCGGCGATGGTGACGTCGCGGGTAGTGGTGCGCGCCAATCCCTGCACGGGGGACGTCAAACGCAGGAACTCGTCGACGGAATCCGGGATCAGATCGGGGTTTTCGGCCAGCAGGCGACGCTGATCGGGGCGGCGGTGCAGCAACTGCACCGAGCCACCGAGCATGCCGGTGGTGGTGTCGTTGCCGCCGGTGACCATGGTGAACGTGAACGCCAGGATCGACAGCACGCCGGCGATGTCGCCGTCGGCCCCGATGCCCGCGGCCACCAGGTGCGACACCGTGTCGTCTTCCGGTGTGGTGCGTCTGCGCTCGATCAGGGCGGTGAAGTAACCCATCATCTCGGCCAGGGCGTCACCGAGGGTCTCCAGTGCGCCCGCCACGCCGCCCTCGGTGGTGTTGGCTGCGACGATGGCCTCGGTCCACCCGTCGAACTGGGCCCGATCCTCCTCGGGCACACCGAGATAGTGCGCCACCACCATCGAGGGCAACGGTTTGAACAGGTCGGCGACGATGTCGCCACCGCCCTCGGCGCGAAGGCGCTCGATCCTCTCCACGACGAACTCGCGGACCTTGGGTTCGACGGCCTCCACCTGACGCGGAGTGAAACCGCGCGACACCAGCCTGCGGAACTCGGTGTGCCCTGGCGGGTCCTGCATGACCATCGGCGGATTGTCCTGCAGGCCAATCATTTCCAGTTCACCGTAGTTGACTGTCAGGCCCTGCGCGGAGGAGAAGGTGCCGTGGTCGCGGGCCGCGGCCCAGATGTCGGCGTGGCGGGACAGCACGTAGTAGTCGTGGTCGGCGCGGTCCTGGGGTGTCACGTGGTGCACCGGATCGTCATCGCGCAGGGCCTTGTACATTGGCCACGGGTCGGCCCAGGACTCGGCGGTGGCCAGGTGGAACTCCGCTCGTGCCGAATGAGACACCGAAGCTGTCATGTCTTATGAATACGACATCTCTCCGGTGGTGTCAATGTCTTGGGCGGATGAGGGCGCAAGTCGATGATGCGACGTGACGGATCGGGGCGTCATGCGGACTCTCCTGGCTGCACTCGCGCATCCTCTCGTCCCTAGAGCCCCGTTCGGGTAGTGCACTACGCACGCGCACGTGTGGCCGGAAAACCATCATCGGCTCATGACCACCACGTCGCGAAACCTCGTGCTGTGCCTCGACGGCACCAACAATGAACCCGAGCGTGGCGCCACCAACGCCGCGCGAATCTACCGGGTGGCAATCAAAAATGATCAACAGCTGGTCTACTACGACCCCGGTGTCGGCACGATGGGGGCGCGCGCGGCGATCACCGCTGCCGGCAAGGCCGCGACCCAGGTCGCGGGGCTGGTCGGCGGATACGGCATCCGCGACGACATCGAGCAGGCGTACTCGTGGCTGTCGGCGAACTACCGCGAAGGTGACCAGATCTTCGTGTTCGGGTTCTCCCGGGGTGCCTACACGGCCCGCGCGCTGACGGGCATGCTGCGCACCGTCGGACTGCTGCGCCCGGGCAGCGAGAACCTGGCGCTCTACGCGCTGAAACTGTATGCGCGCAGCGGACCGTCGCGGCAATCCACCGCGAATCCCGACGGTCCGCCTGATCCCGAGGCCAAGGAGGCCGAACGCAAGTTCTGGGCGATGCGCGCTGATTTTCGCGAACAGTTCGGCAATCCTGACTTTCCGCACCCGTTCGACACAAGCAGGCACCAGGTGCACTTCCTCGGGGTGTGGGACACCGTCAAGAGTGTGGGCTGGCTCGATCTTCGAGGGCGTCTGCAGGTGGCGCGCTGGCCGTTCACCGCGCGGATCGTCAACGTCGGGACCGCCCGCCACGCTATGGCGATCGACGAGCGTCGCCGCTTTTACCCGGTCTACCGCTTCGACCCCCAGCTGGTTGCCGAGCATCCCGAGCGGTTTCAGGAACGCTGGTTCGCCGGGGCGC
The DNA window shown above is from Mycolicibacterium confluentis and carries:
- a CDS encoding TetR/AcrR family transcriptional regulator, producing MAGNNWLASRRSEVAADRILDAAGELFAKRPAASVGMHEIATAAGCSRATLYRYFENREALYTAYVHREAYGVHHEMLERIRDVEDPREKLIEGFLASLQLVRSSPALQSWFSAGDAPIGAEIAESSHVIKAMSAAFVESLGPGDDPATVDRKSRWLVRVLTSLLIFPGHDEADERSMVEEFLLPIVTPSPQSADEMSQATQ
- a CDS encoding DUF2235 domain-containing protein; the encoded protein is MTTTSRNLVLCLDGTNNEPERGATNAARIYRVAIKNDQQLVYYDPGVGTMGARAAITAAGKAATQVAGLVGGYGIRDDIEQAYSWLSANYREGDQIFVFGFSRGAYTARALTGMLRTVGLLRPGSENLALYALKLYARSGPSRQSTANPDGPPDPEAKEAERKFWAMRADFREQFGNPDFPHPFDTSRHQVHFLGVWDTVKSVGWLDLRGRLQVARWPFTARIVNVGTARHAMAIDERRRFYPVYRFDPQLVAEHPERFQERWFAGAHSDVGGQFEDHRLSDIAFSWIVHEADSAGLLIDEDAYKRLVGNAFGEPLSADYSLGKIHPSTWPWWFLGGWRPRKILPGDVVDPSVYQRIAATAGTDDPYRPAVPPEPVNA
- a CDS encoding cytochrome P450; translated protein: MTASVSHSARAEFHLATAESWADPWPMYKALRDDDPVHHVTPQDRADHDYYVLSRHADIWAAARDHGTFSSAQGLTVNYGELEMIGLQDNPPMVMQDPPGHTEFRRLVSRGFTPRQVEAVEPKVREFVVERIERLRAEGGGDIVADLFKPLPSMVVAHYLGVPEEDRAQFDGWTEAIVAANTTEGGVAGALETLGDALAEMMGYFTALIERRRTTPEDDTVSHLVAAGIGADGDIAGVLSILAFTFTMVTGGNDTTTGMLGGSVQLLHRRPDQRRLLAENPDLIPDSVDEFLRLTSPVQGLARTTTRDVTIADTTIPEGRRVLLLYGSGNHDERQYGPDAGELDVTRRPRNILTFSHGAHHCLGAAAARMQSRVALRELLSRCPDFEVDEDAVVWAGGSYVRRPLSVPFTVK
- a CDS encoding siderophore-interacting protein; amino-acid sequence: MTDSTLSRGLTGTLVKLWRGGDYEFTVTGRTEISPHYLRLHFDAGNLLAERAVHPTMWIRGWFPDGDRSHQRGYTLVNPDSEAGTVDIDFALHDGVATNWARGAEPGDTLEVTVLGSSFELPQPAPAGYLIAGDTASLPAINSLLAAIGDTPAWVFLEAAHDDDRDLPVNTGAGEVDVIWVDRTDAGKGLVEAVRESAFDASDHFGWVACDNRTTRGVARVFREDYAIPRRAIKAQGYWVA